A window from Plasmodium chabaudi chabaudi strain AS genome assembly, chromosome: 11 encodes these proteins:
- a CDS encoding phosphatidylcholine-sterol acyltransferase, putative: MRTFLFIIILYNCICLTLIYSFNPSIGGIINVLLKSPYKVSFGGSDKNTEIPNLEGRGSFLNETNIEETEQIVEFESKESKNDGQDLLNNESAPELVIEREMATTKEAIVEEAAIDKETVIEETVDNDDPSDEIKRIKEVTSEEIEKIKETAAEEIEKIKETVAEEIEIAKEIIAGAVLENKEKGEDKEPVSEGTEENKEKEEDKELISENTEENKEKEEVLKNANIENESIVEEIDKSNGKDPSKMTKEEKTNEMIQEKYGDFKKDENSYYWESTSTNAEDDAVDDVYDDAYDDIEIVGSSKENNSTISDNKNKNKNSVYLIPGLGGSTLIAEYNDAKIESCSSKVLHSKPYRIWLSLSRMSSLKSNVYCLFDTLKLDYDRENKIYVNKPGVIINVESYGYTKGVAFLDYIRNRPLRLTRYYGIIADKFLKNEYVDGKDILSAPYDWRFPLSQQKYHVLKSHIEYIYKLKNETKVNLVGHSLGGLFINYFLSQFVDDEWKKKHINIVMHISVPFAGSIKAIRALLYTNKDYTVLKLRNILKVSISGSLMKTIAHSIGSIFDLLPYRKYYDRDQIVVIINMSELPIDEKLVQSIVTECGIYNESCYTDREGVNLKTYTLSNWHELLNDDLREKYENYIQYTDRFFSVDHGIPTYCLYSTTRKKTTEYMLFYQDAHLNQDPIIYYGIGDETISLESLEACKKLQNVKETKHFEYYKHLGILKNSKVSDYIYNIIDQNTTN; encoded by the coding sequence ATGCGGACctttctttttataatcattttatataactgCATATGTTTgacattaatatattcgTTTAATCCGTCAATTGGGGGCATCATCAATGTGCTATTAAAATCACCTTATAAAGTATCTTTTGGTGGATCCGATAAAAATACGGAAATTCCGAATTTAGAAGGAAGGGGgagttttttaaatgaaacaAACATTGAAGAAACGGAACAAATCGTCGAATTCGAAAGTAAAGAGTCAAAAAATGATGGCCAAGATCTGTTGAATAACGAATCGGCACCTGAATTAGTGATAGAACGTGAAATGGCAACTACTAAAGAAGCTATAGTAGAAGAAGCAGCAATCGATAAGGAAACTGTAATAGAAGAGACCGTTGATAATGATGACCCTTCAGacgaaataaaaagaattaaagAAGTCACATCCGAGGaaatcgaaaaaataaaagaaactGCGGCAGAAGAAATAGAAAAGATTAAAGAAACTGTAGCCGAAGAAATCGAAATTgctaaagaaataatagcAGGTGCTgtattagaaaataaagaaaaaggaGAAGATAAAGAACCCGTATCAGAAGGTacagaagaaaataaagaaaaagaagagGATAAAGAGCTCATATCAGAAAATacagaagaaaataaagaaaaagaagaagtattaaaaaacgctaatatagaaaatgaatCTATTGTGGAGGAGATAGATAAATCAAATGGTAAAGATCCAAGTAAAATGAcgaaagaagaaaaaacaaatgagaTGATTCAAGAAAAATATGGGGATTTcaaaaaagatgaaaattcCTATTATTGGGAAAGTACATCTACCAATGCAGAGGATGATGCTGTCGATGATGTATACGATGATGCTTACGATGATATAGAGATTGTCGGATCttcaaaagaaaataatagtacTATTAGTGATAATAAGAATAAGAATAAGAATAGTGTCTATTTAATTCCAGGGCTTGGAGGAAGTACGTTAATTGCGGAATATAATGATGCAAAAATTGAAAGCTGTAGTTCAAAAGTATTACATTCTAAACCTTATAGAATATGGCTTAGTTTAAGCAGAATGTCTTCATTAAAATCAAATgtatattgtttatttgaTACATTAAAATTAGATTATGAtagagaaaataaaatatatgtcaACAAACCAGGTGTAATTATAAATGTTGAGAGTTATGGATATACAAAAGGTGTTGCGTTTTTAGATTATATAAGAAATAGACCATTGCGCTTAACAAGATATTATGGTATTATTGCAGataaatttttgaaaaatgaatatgttGATGGAAAAGATATATTAAGTGCCCCATATGATTGGAGATTCCCCCTTTCACAACAAAAATATCACGTTTTAAAGTCACAcattgaatatatatataaactgAAAAACGAAACTAAAGTCAATTTAGTAGGTCATAGTTTAGGTGggttatttattaattattttttatcacaaTTTGTAGATGAcgaatggaaaaaaaaacatataaatattgtaaTGCATATTAGTGTACCATTTGCTGGCTCGATTAAGGCAATTAGAGCACTACTTTATACTAATAAAGATTATAccgttttaaaattaagaaatatTCTTAAAGTATCGATATCTGGAAGTTTAATGAAAACTATTGCACATAGTATAGGCTCCATATTTGATCTTTTACcttatagaaaatattatgacaGGGATCAAATCgttgtaataataaatatgagtGAGTTGCCAATTGATGAGAAGCTTGTTCAAAGTATAGTAACCGAGTGTGGAATATATAACGAAAGTTGTTACACTGACAGAGAAGGCGTAAATCTAAAGACATATACATTATCAAATTGGCACGAATTGTTAAATGATGATTTGAgggaaaaatatgaaaattatatccaATACACCGATCGATTTTTTTCAGTAGATCATGGTATTCCAACATATTGCTTGTACAGCACCACTAGAAAAAAAACCACCGAATATATGCTCTTCTACCAAGATGCGCACCTTAATCAGGATcctataatatattatggtATTGGCGATGAAACAATTTCATTGGAAAGTTTAGAGGCCTGTAAAAAACTCCAGAATGTGAAGGAAACTAAGCACTTTGAATATTATAAGCATCTTggaattttaaaaaacagTAAAGTTAGTGATTACATATACAATATCATAGATCAAAATACAACTAATTAA
- a CDS encoding polyadenylate-binding protein 3, putative — MNNTNKVNGEYEIKEGNNANSTKTLWVGDLDKIKDEKVDENYILYCMFYEFSEDIIKIKLCKEKNSQKNSYAFIEFTSYDIAKYCFEQLNGKWIPGKINKFKLNWAKYNLADNVNSNDKNLDIELDDKGTYSIYVGSLPKSTTKEEIENLFSSFYSSICFVKIIKNTQKNQNKVYCFIHFFNYDECVRALTEMDGYIFKGYKIKVSKSNGIKIANSDMNNYYNNNKNFENNTNNIKLLNANNYNPNNFNQNNYFINPYNQANYSPNNYNAINYNAMNYNSINYNSINNTSNNYHQNRYPTGNNTQNGYNSNNHNMLINPRGEQENECNGNANPINGNNNNNNTNMNENVPPNKNMFLYYNNGNSELNNPYDINYYDQMNSNVNSYGTYGNTANSNSNNNSIPYNTNNYSGSLNQLNYYSNQMTQMNNYNEGALNNNKAYNDDGVVMNNHNSTNNNTNNNNDDNNNNNMHNYAEDHTYLNNYMCDNNNLDNFNMDLKNENNDEQNSLSNQK; from the coding sequence atgaataatacaAACAAAGTAAATGGCGAATATGAAATCAAAGAGGGGAATAATGCCAATAGTACTAAAACACTATGGGTAGGGGACTTGGATAAGataaaagatgaaaaagttgatgaaaattatattttatattgtatGTTTTACGAATTTTCTgaagatataataaaaataaaattatgtaaagaaaaaaattctcaaaaaaattcatatgcTTTTATAGAATTTACGAGTTATGATATTgcaaaatattgttttgaACAATTAAATGGGAAATGGATACCtggaaaaattaataaatttaagtTGAATTGGGCAAAATATAATCTTGCTGATAATGTAAATTcgaatgataaaaatttagataTAGAATTAGATGACAAAGGAACATATTCTATATATGTTGGTAGTTTACCAAAAAGTACAACAAAAgaagaaattgaaaatttattttcgaGTTTTTATAGTAGCATTTGttttgttaaaataattaagaatacgcaaaaaaatcaaaataaggTTTATTgctttattcatttttttaattatgacGAATGTGTTAGAGCATTAACCGAAATGGatggatatatttttaaaggatataaaattaaagttAGTAAATCAAATGGAATTAAAATAGCTAATTCCgatatgaataattattataacaataataaaaattttgaaaataatacaaacaatataaaactattgaatgcaaataattacaaccctaataattttaatcaaaataattatttcataaaCCCTTATAACCAAGCCAATTATAGCCCAAATAATTACAATgcaattaattataatgcaatgaattataattctattaattataattcaataaataataccTCAAATAACTATCATCAAAACAGGTATCCTACAGGAAACAATACACAAAATGGTTATAATTCAAACAATCATAATATGCTGATTAACCCAAGGGGAGAACAAGAAAATGAGTGCAATGGCAATGCAAATCCTATTAATgggaataataataataacaataccAACATGAATGAGAATGTACCCCCAAACAAAAACATGTTCCTTTACTATAACAATGGGAATAGtgaattaaataatccatatgatataaattattatgatcaGATGAATTCTAATGTTAATTCTTATGGTACATATGGAAATACAGCAAATAGTAAtagcaataataatagtatcccgtataatacaaataactATTCAGGGTCATTAAATCAGTTGAATTATTATAGTAATCAGATGACACAGATGAATAACTACAATGAAGGcgcattaaataataataaagccTATAATGATGATGGAGTAGTAATGAATAACCATAATAGCaccaataataatactaacaataataatgatgataataacaataataatatgcataactATGCAGAAGATCACACATACTTAAATAATTACATGTGTGATAACAACAATTTagataattttaatatggaTCTTaagaatgaaaataatgatgaacAAAATAGTTTATCTAAtcagaaataa
- a CDS encoding amino acid transporter AAT1, putative gives MVNNIDTLDYCHSANDVVSNIVNYKKNNDNYNYRGKYDDGNTGISKNNMGANSNYNNAFMFNNKIGNEAKQIDTNMENITPYINIDSLENTTKINLIDGSDKNDNMRDHWYHQNKNDNKKKNNKNSKNNKNISNQYVSLAHVNDNDQEINENGKNKLCEENETNTKKTWQKRAFGPFTPGGVRSSTVLFLCTAIGVGLLSIPYVFSQLGIILSIILILLNALESYITTNILCMSALEHNIFVYGNLLEKIGNKYYKTLIDLGLTFSFLSGYVLILILMNDYLSNVLHTFNFPSFICNRVFITIVICLLVLPLTFREHIGSINYFLIFSLFSITLTVLTVGYQSKYYMSLLPEKNISLFKINKHFFKCFNILLFSFSQQSNACFITGQFNQPTQRRITKSESRSILIQLIFYTLFGLLGYLSFLNTTKDNIILNYEETNMSILLCKFFLCISFFFSIPLNFIATYPSMMSLYTTIHNNIQKLYSALFTRNEYLPSLSNILRYDTENPFGEYAQDGNTENSRVAESQGDDMFQRKFVAIFVTCLCAFVEFNVSKLSNFIGIFGGFTSSIISCLLPNLIYYKNMHTFKNKTERYATLALLCFFSAMGLISSIVTAFIIIR, from the exons atggttaataatatagatacATTAGATTATTGCCATTCTGCAAATGATGTAGTTTCGAATATAgtcaattataaaaaaaacaatgacaattataattatcgAGGGAAATATGATGATGGCAATACAGGaataagtaaaaataatatgggAGCTAATTCCAATTATAACAACGCTTTTatgtttaataataaaatagggAATGAAGCAAAACAAATAGACACCAATATGGAAAACATAACtccatatataaatatagatagCTTAGAAAAcacaacaaaaataaatttaattgaCGGGAGTGATAAGAATGATAATATGAGGGATCATTGGTATCACCAAAATAAGAATGATAATAAGAAgaagaataataaaaacagtaaaaataataaaaatatcagTAATCAGTATGTTTCATTAGCTCATGTAAACGATAATGATcaagaaataaatgaaaacggaaaaaacaaattatgtgaagaaaatgagacaaatacaaaaaaaacatggcAGAAGAGAGCATTTGGTCCATTTACACCTGGCGGTGTAAGATCAAGTacagttttatttttatgtacagCTATTGGTGTAGGTCTTTTATCAATTCCATACGTTTTTTCACAACTTGGGATAATTTTAAGtattatacttatattattaaacgCCCTCGAATCCTACATAActacaaatattttgtgCATGTCAGCACTTGAAcacaatatatttgtatatggaaatttattagaaaaaattggGAATAAATACTACAAAACACTTATTGATTTGGGTTTAacgttttcatttttatcaggatatgtattaatattaatattgatGAATGATTATTTAAGTAATGTTTTACACACCTTTAATTTCCCCAGTTTTATTTGTAATCGTGTATTTATAACGATAGTTATATGCTTATTAGTACTCCCATTGACATTTAGAGAGCATATAGGTtctattaattattttttaattttttcattattttctataacaCTAACTGTATTAACAGTTGGATACCAAagcaaatattatatgagtTTATTACCggagaaaaatatttcattatttaaaataaataagcatttttttaaatgttttaatatattgttattttcattttcgcAACAATCAAATGCTTGCTTTATAACTGGGCAATTTAATCAACCAACACAAAGAAGAATAACAAAATCAGAATCAAGAAGTATATTAATAcaacttattttttatacattatttGGTTTATTAGGATATTTatcctttttaaatacaacCAAAGATaacattatattaaattatgaagAAACAAATATGTCGATACTTTTgtgcaaattttttttatgtatatccttctttttttcaattccattaaattttattgcGACATACCCTAGTATGATGTCTTTATATACAACAATCCATAATAATATCCAAAAGTTATATTCCGCTTTATTTACaagaaatgaatatttGCCATCTTTGTCAAATATTTTGCGCTATGACACCGAAAACCCATTTGGTGAATATGCACAAGATGGCAATACAGAAAACTCACGTGTAGCTGAATCGCAAGGAGATGATATGTTTCAACGAAAATTCGTTGCAATTTTCGTCACTTGCTTATGTGCTTTTGTAGAATTTAACGTTAGTAAATTATCAAACTTTATAGGTATCTTTGGTGGATTTACTTCGTCCATTATATCATG CCTCTTACCcaatttgatatattataaaaatatgcatacttTTAAGAACAAAACCGAGAGGTACGCAACCTTAGCcctattatgttttttttcggCAATGGGGTTGATTTCATCTATAGTTACCGCATTTATCATAATACGTTAG
- a CDS encoding RNA-binding protein, putative: MENILKNFRILNIPVKDNPLLILNLFIFSCKNDSNEDIMNNETLCVGALDNIFSHDDIKKFFSNFGTIKFFNVLEKEYLSKNFQNFSYCIYIKYIEENAIETILRYTVDLNNCFTSNTYVPYFISMESKNYTYFLKKYYDDYYNLNVGRKTIIKDILNLNKDNKHHKKTNLVDNDGFTVVQKYADKPDNINSIFSNNSEKIKNFTKKRKSKIHEGFYLFQKKGSFNNLNPIIPKNKKVKKS, from the exons atggagaatattttaaaaaactttCGAATTTTGAACATACCTGTAAAGGATAACCCCCTTTTGATATTAAAT ttgtttatatttagcTGTAAAAATGATAGTAATGAAGACATTATGAATAATGAGACATTATGTGTAGGGGCCCTTGATAACATATTTAGCCAcgatgatataaaaaagtttttttctaattttggaactattaaattttttaatgttttagaaaaagagtatttatcaaaaaattttcaaaatttttcttattgtatatatataaaatatatagaagaAAATGCAATTGAAACAATTTTACGATATACTGttgatttaaataattgttttaCAAGTAACACCTATGTcccatattttataagtatggaaagtaaaaattatacatattttttaaaaaaatattatgatgaTTATTACAATTTAAATGTAGGAAGGAAAACAATTATTaaagatattttaaatttaaataaagataataagcatcacaaaaaaacaaactTAGTGGATAACGACGGTTTTACTGTTGTTCAAAAATACGCAGATAAACctgataatattaattcaattttttctaataatagcgaaaaaattaaaaatttcacAAAAAAACGGAAATCCAAAATTCATGAAggattttatttatttcaaaaaaaaggaagttttaataatttaaatccAATTATCcccaaaaataaaaaagttaaaaaatcttaa